GGTGACAGAATGCTGTCGGCGTGGCGCAGTGCCCAAGCAAATCGCTGGTGAGACCTGCCCTTTCAAGTATATGATAGGAAAACGAAATCTAAAGCGTTTAGTCCTTACCTGATTTTGGATAAGACGCCACAATCATATCGTCGGGGGCATATTCCAGGCTCTCGACTTTCTTCATTTGCCATTCGTACATACGTTTCTCCAGAACCATCCCCTTATACTTGTGCCCTTCTGGAATCCGATAGGATAAGGGGTCGAAACTAGCATTTTCCATTGTTCAATGTCTGGTTGTACAAATCAGCTCGGTGTTATGTCTTCGGTGTTATGTCTTTGCAGAGCTTACGAAGACAAAAACCCGACACCAATCGAATTTAATATGCTTGTATTATCCCGGCCATGCTATCTTATCAAAAACAGATATATTCCCTAATCAATTTGTGACAGTAAGTAGGTTTCTGGGCTTAACCCTCAcgtcatcagtcatcagtcatgACAAGTTTATAGTAAAGCATatgggacatacatgtactttcttgtGAAGGAAAGTAAAATATCACCAAGTGTACCAGTCCTGATTAAGTTGGATTAAGTTGCTTGTTGGTCAGTCATTTTGTGGCCTCCTCCAAAAGTGACTGTTATGTTTTTTGAATGGCTTGATGATGAGTAATGACTGCGTCTTTTTCGAAGCGGATTGCATTGGACAAAATCCTATCGCGTTTAGTTTTCATAACAAGAAACTCCTTTCGAAAATACTGCTTTTTGTAAAAGAATATTCAACAAAGAATTTGTAAGACAATATTTGACACTCTGATCTGGCAAGATGTGGTTTGCTTTCCACCAAATGGTACTGAGACTGACAATACTTACGATTTGCATTGGCCAAGCTCATTTGTATACCAATCGGTAGGAAGGCAATCAAAGAAAAATCAATCCTTACTCTGCAGCCACTTATTTGCCCGGGGTGTCATCTCATATCATGGACATCTGACCAGATCAGATCCAATCGCCCGTCTCTGAAGATCAAGGGAAGGAATTGTTCACCAATCGTGAAAATGGTGTAATTATCTGTGGCAAAGCCTTCAGATCATCTTGCGGCGCTTTGGCCAAGTTGGAGTCGCTGGCTTTTGTCAAATTGACCAGACAACACGAAGAATTTGAATGTTGATGCGGTAGTAGTAGCTCTTTTGGGCGAGTGGTCATGCATGAAAGAAAAGAGAGGTTCTGCAAGTCAATCGTGCAAAGAATTTCAAGTTTATTGTTTCAAATATCGACTGAAAAAAGCCCGCTCCTCATAAGATTGTGGTTTCCTATTTTTAGGTCTATTTCGTGATTATATTCTATACGTCACCAGAGTCTCTCAAAAAAATTATCAAGGGTATGTTTACCTTTTACTTGACCAAGTAAATACATTTTGCCAACACGAATTCATTACTCAGCATCCCGAAACCAGGTAGCTTGCTCGAGAGGAAAGAAACGATAATAAAAATCTCTGTGTAATAATGCACCATAGTTTACGATTCATCATCACTCGTAGCAGAACTCCAACCCAGTCCCCGTCAACTTCTCCTGGATAAGTCTATCGAATGTTTCATTCTGTGCAATGGTAAAATGATTCTTCCAATCACCGATGATCCCTTTTCTCATAAATTGACTTGCACTCATATCCATGCCATCTGAAGATTGGTAATTTGTTTTAGGATTCTTCTTCATCGTATCAAATCTTGTTGCTTGGGTGATTTTGTCTATAGTTTCCTCAGACATGCCATCTTTCCCACAGAATTCCGCTATTCTTGCGATCTCTTGCTCAGGATTCCGTACCAAATCTTCAAACCGCGTGATCAATACATTAGGAAGGTGTCGTAGGCTCCACCACCCAGAGAAGTGATCAAGCATGTTGCCAAataacaaattatcaaaatgtgcCATTGCCATGTCAAAGAACTGGTTCCAGGTGCCGGGAAAGTTACCTAGTCCTTTGCTAATTTTGTAGAAATAAAACAAGGACACCAGCGTATCCTTTGGATTTCGCATGACGTACACAACCCTGGTCTTCTGTGACAAAACTGCATTCTCCATTACCTCAATATTAGAGTGGACCTTGAATGTACGAGGGTGCTCCATTTTGCTCAGACTTTCGGCGAGACAGTTTTCATCAGCAGTAAGTACTTCTAGAAATGGTACCCGCTTGGTGATGAGCTCGTTCCCAGCCTTGTCGGTATCACCGTCATGCCGTACCAAGTACACAATTTCTTGCGTGAGGGTGGTTCCTAAAGTGTGAATAGAATTAAGTTGCTGTTTTTTTTAACACTATGGTTAAAAGCCAAGAATCTAACTTGTCATTGTGAAGAACTGGCTATCATGCACCGTCGGTATCGGAAATTGACGGTAGGTGACAGAATGCTGTCGGCGTGGCGCAGTGCCCAAGCAAATCGTTGGGGAGACCTGCCCTTTCAAGTACATGATAGGAAAGCGAAATCTAAAGCGTTTAGTCCTTACCTGATTTTGGATAAGACGCCACAATCATATCGTCGGGGGCATATTCCAGGCTCTCGACTTTCTTCATTTGCCATTCGTACATAAATTTCTCCAGAGCCATCCCCTTATACCTGTGCCCTTCTGGAATCCGATAGGATAAGGGGTCGAAACTAGCATCTTCCATTGTTCAATATCTGGTTGTACAAATCAGCTCGGTGTTATGTCTTTGCAGAGCTTACGAAGACCAGGGCACTTGCAATATGGTTTTCGTACAATACAAAAAACTCCGATACCAATCGAATTTTATATGCTTTTCTTTTCCCGGCCATGCTATCTTATCaaaaaacagatatattccTCTTGTCCCTAATCAATTTGTGACAGTAAGTAGGTTTCTGGGCCTAACCCTCAcgtcatcagtcatcagtcatgACAGGTTTATAGTAAAGCACatgggacatacatgtactttcttgtaaaggaaagtaaaaaaacaccaAGTGCACCAGTCCTGATTAAGTTGGAAGAAATTGGGTAAACGCCAACGCCAAtgctcatgatcatgatgacaaacaatgggacaggcggcaggcgttcgcgttggcgttttgggggatttgcgaaaactcactattaGAAGCTCGATATGTACCAGATCTACTTTTACAATCCTGAACAccacatgtacgtacatgtacaccaagGGCACCGAACTAAGGGCAATCTATCACACACCCGCGGCTGCTTCTATTGGCTGATTTGGTTATTAGCACACACAAGTGGCTCAGTCAATATTGGTCCATACCACCTATCGACTGCTCTTACCAAGAACATGACTCTTAAAACCATTTTGTCACTCACTCATCACATTCTAAGCCCACGGTAAATAGGCAGCCGTTCCGTATATTCTGCCGACAATTGGCCATAAACATTATGGAATGGTCTATGAAGAATCGGACTATTACGTAAATCATTCTGTATTGCTCGTTGGTCACCTTGGATGCGATTGCCTGTAATGTCAACGTTCCAGAGGTAGGGGGATTCGTTGGCCGTACTCTTCCCCAAGTGACACCATTTCCTGTTTCGGTTTGTTACTTatattgaataaaaaaacaagtaCCTCTGAACCAGATATTCATGCTTTATCGAAGTTACCAAAGTTACTCTTCAAACCATTTTGTCACTCCCTCGTACAATTGGTTCTCGGCCGCCGATGCACTGACGAGGCCAAGAGACTGGCGAGGTCACGTCGTAAAATCATACCTAGAGTGGTGAACCTCGTCACAAAACCATTGTCTCAAACTTCTGTTTCCAGGACTCTCTTCTTACTTTATCAGACTGGAGTATGAGAGAATTGCAGCAGGTCTTACGGAGGTCGTATATTTGTACTGAGACATTTTCATTTACATGATGTTGCTATCCTACGCATCACTTCAGAAGAATGAGAAAAAAGTCTAAGTTACATGTCTATCAAAGAATGAGTTACAAAGCATGTTCTGTTCAATGATTCACCTTGCCACCACATTAAAAAGTTTGCGAAGTTTAACTTCCTGTGTTTAAACCGTTCTCTATCTATTCTGAATTGGTCGTCTTTGTTAACTGATCCCCTTATTGAACTTTAAAGTTACATGTGGCCATAAGCATTCACATGATTGTTACATTACTCATTTACGGCTAGAAGAAGGCGGGTCAATCGATGACAATCAATTTATAATTGAACGAGTGTTTAGATCTCAAGCTTGGCCTTCAGCGTAATATCGAGAGTCAGCTAAGTGACATTTTACTACAATAATACATCATAGCTCGAAGGTAGATATATTAATCAATATCACTGGGCGATGACCTCCATACGATGATCTCCGTGTAAACTCGGTCTACCAATGACTGATATTATTAAAAGTTAGTCAATATCTTAAAAttccattttttctttgctgttaCAATAATATGCAACCGACATTAAtgtagaatacatgtatatgccttTGTGCGAGTCCAGAATGCTTCCTTGTTGTCAGTGATATAGAATTTCACCATAATCCACCCAAATCAGGGCTGATATTGCATGTATGTATGTTGTGTTATCATGCATGCACGTGTTCATCAGTTGGCTTATATATTCTTAGGCATTTTGTACGCAAGCTGTATTACCTTCATCATTCCTCTGATGAACTAGCTGACAACTAGATGATCACTAAATCACAATGCCAATGCACTTTGATACAAAGGCGCCTTCACACCAAAAATAGTCCCCACGTGATATATAGCCGCAATGAAGACAACCTGTATGGTTCCTGAAAGATGGAGTATCATAGCGATCGAACTTGAtttatttgttgacaatttgcaGACAGGGAATTTTACGGTAATGTAGCCAACCGAATGTCGCGTGGGTGTTGGAATACCCGTTCAGTCCCATAGGGCTCGTAATGTCCTCGGTGTCAGTCGGAATGCTATGAATGATTCAGCATGAGATGAACAGCAAGAGAAGGCAGAGCGGAGGTGATGTCTCTTTCTAGAGATGGGGTATTAGGCCACAGAAAATTAGTGTTCTGTTTCTGGTTTCATGGTCGAATGAAAAAAGATGCGAGCACGCAGttagttttattttatttctaagACAATTGCTTTCCACAGCAATCCGATTGAATCGCTGATAGCTTcttttcgttttctttcatGGCAGCGCATGGGTTTGGGCTGACTGTCTGGCCTCCTTTAGCCATGTGGACAACCCGTCTAGAAGAGGAAACTCCGAAATTAAAACCAGGTAGTCTGGGCTCGTTGATCGTAGTGTCGCCCTATAAAAAGGGCCAGACTTTGGATTGCATGAGAAAACCTTTACTTTCAAATTGTTATCTCTAAATGACTGCTGCTGGTAAAAAGGCATGGTGTATATCCTACTTTTGAATGTAACTAGCTTTATATTTTTATCTATTTAGAGTTCTCGTACAACCAGGATGATATTAAATAAACACACGCAAGAAACAATATGAATACAGTCGGTGGTGCCTTGACAAACTTGCATCTTTATTTCTTTCATGTTTAAACAAAAGTTGCAGGTAACTTGTATACTTTCGCCCACTACAATTCCACGTCTCAAGCACGAAACGCTTTCAGCAGGTATAACTGCCAGAGGCATGTTATAGCAGTATTTGATtcagtaaaaaatatcatttcgaGCTGTTCGTAATTTTGATACGAAAATATATATCATAGTCCATAATTTCAAAGCGTCAGATTTTACAAAAGAATTTTGCGGGAGTCCGCCACTGGTGAGCTTAACCGCTAGTCTACCAGAACAGCTCAGCATTTGAGGTTCTGGGAGGGGATAAGTTCGATCATGATTTCTGTTGTCGAATGCTGGACTGATTAGCCGAAGGGGGTCACAATCGTCCGTCAGAATAAGAAAATAAACCTAAAATATTACAGAAATATGGCAATACCTTTTTCTTTCTGAAGAGGCGGAGAAATATTGTTCAACACAAAAGCAGAtttgcgatatacatgtatttgttaatAAGATGAAATTGAATAAGATAAAAATAAGTCATAAAGTTTTTATCAAATCAGAACAACCTCCCTAGTACCAACCTCAACAAGGCAATTGACCCGCGGCTCATAACCTAATGTACATTTAGATTGAGTGCTTCAGCAAGCTCTCAAACCGCTCTCCTCTAATACCGCCGGGACCAATATTGAGGCGCTCAGATTGATCTCACAGAAATCTATATGATTGTATATTAACGTTTCGAGCGGCGAGCAATCTCAAACCCTTGTCGAAGGATTATAATCAGCGATCTTTCACGTTTATCTCGATAAATCTCCCCAGACAGTCCTGTAATTTTCTCAAATAACGTGTTATCCGTTGGCGTATCAGTTGCATCAATGCTGCTCACTTGGACGTGGAATGGTTCCCAGGGGTCAATAAGCAAAGGTGATATGTTTCATTGTGACCAGGGATTTAGCGCCTTCTTGGCGTAAactca
This is a stretch of genomic DNA from Lineus longissimus chromosome 2, tnLinLong1.2, whole genome shotgun sequence. It encodes these proteins:
- the LOC135483613 gene encoding sulfotransferase 1C2A-like; its protein translation is MEDASFDPLSYRIPEGHRYKGMALEKFMYEWQMKKVESLEYAPDDMIVASYPKSGTTLTQEIVYLVRHDGDTDKAGNELITKRVPFLEVLTADENCLAESLSKMEHPRTFKVHSNIEVMENAVLSQKTRVVYVMRNPKDTLVSLFYFYKISKGLGNFPGTWNQFFDMAMAHFDNLLFGNMLDHFSGWWSLRHLPNVLITRFEDLVRNPEQEIARIAEFCGKDGMSEETIDKITQATRFDTMKKNPKTNYQSSDGMDMSASQFMRKGIIGDWKNHFTIAQNETFDRLIQEKLTGTGLEFCYE